A genomic region of Pirellulales bacterium contains the following coding sequences:
- a CDS encoding prepilin-type N-terminal cleavage/methylation domain-containing protein — translation MMKTTLGHHRRGISLIEVLFAMGILSVGILAMAALLPLGVYEMGQADMLDQTSTLGRAAFRDLEIRGYLQPKMWVDTQVGMLVAPVLNPDPDPNCLTGPTPGSGAANPAPGQRLVAYQYLPENCLSLFGQTVPGQYQLVTAPPYTPSSTNTPQSIPFALPTTFNNYPANNHTQPIAWNPLTNTPLAPIITDIALRAAPVYTALYPTYGLALPLSVPPFTATESPLVILDPLMVGAMGLKYLSTQVPYSVPTGTATVPNLGSLSPNSNPWTNIQTFPYQQTYVPGAPIIPRLTLLESRLPPFSVPGAPPSAAPQPPIWPSTWTEGNWTTPRFMPFAAADRIFRSADDLAFNVLDPTDRTRDRPTRSMNYDSGVTQPLPQQVQYQGNYSWFVMIAPSQGESDTTAGDLGVDPILSPDTKALTASRQFTASVVVCQNRVLDVPPPPSIAADFRPSEWMVPANVYAGGLGGGDVTLYGVDGVRSAWLAGVRPGSWLMLSGITVSAEIRMDLNTGSQVYWPKFKPVADWYRIVAVDDGSGLTPTGGMLNVTLAGSDWPQPNFYPNPVNFGATPPIPGVQLVNLNPNSNPILSGTPIYTYATVVEGVVGVYQKTISFDGDSLFSSH, via the coding sequence ATGATGAAGACAACACTCGGCCATCACCGACGCGGTATCTCGCTCATCGAAGTATTGTTCGCGATGGGCATCTTGTCGGTGGGCATTCTGGCCATGGCGGCGCTACTGCCGCTGGGCGTCTACGAAATGGGCCAGGCCGACATGCTCGATCAGACGAGCACGCTAGGCCGGGCCGCCTTCCGAGACCTGGAAATCCGCGGCTATCTGCAACCGAAAATGTGGGTCGATACGCAAGTCGGCATGCTCGTTGCGCCAGTGCTTAATCCCGATCCGGATCCGAATTGCCTCACGGGTCCTACACCGGGCTCGGGCGCCGCAAATCCAGCGCCTGGGCAGCGTTTGGTCGCGTACCAATATCTGCCGGAAAACTGCCTATCGCTCTTTGGACAGACGGTGCCAGGCCAGTACCAACTTGTCACCGCGCCTCCATACACGCCGTCATCGACCAACACTCCGCAATCGATTCCGTTCGCATTGCCGACCACCTTTAACAACTATCCCGCGAACAACCATACGCAACCTATTGCCTGGAACCCGCTCACGAACACGCCCTTGGCGCCAATTATCACCGACATCGCACTTCGAGCCGCTCCCGTCTATACCGCGCTGTATCCCACCTATGGATTGGCGCTTCCACTTTCGGTGCCTCCCTTCACGGCCACCGAGTCGCCGCTGGTTATTCTCGATCCCTTGATGGTGGGCGCGATGGGCCTGAAATATCTTTCGACCCAAGTTCCTTATTCCGTACCGACTGGGACAGCAACGGTCCCCAATCTCGGATCGCTTTCGCCGAATTCAAATCCATGGACGAACATCCAAACATTCCCTTATCAACAAACGTACGTACCCGGCGCGCCAATTATTCCCCGCCTGACGTTGCTGGAATCGCGGCTGCCGCCATTTTCTGTTCCAGGCGCGCCACCTTCCGCTGCACCACAGCCACCGATCTGGCCGTCGACATGGACCGAGGGCAACTGGACCACTCCGCGGTTCATGCCCTTTGCGGCGGCGGACCGCATCTTTCGTTCGGCCGATGATTTGGCGTTCAATGTTCTCGATCCAACAGACCGCACGCGTGATCGGCCCACACGATCCATGAATTATGATTCTGGAGTTACGCAACCTTTGCCGCAGCAAGTGCAATATCAGGGCAACTATTCGTGGTTCGTAATGATCGCCCCATCGCAGGGCGAATCCGATACAACCGCTGGTGACTTGGGGGTGGATCCCATTTTGAGCCCCGATACCAAGGCCCTGACCGCGTCGCGACAATTCACCGCATCGGTCGTGGTTTGCCAGAACCGTGTGCTGGATGTACCCCCCCCCCCGAGCATCGCGGCCGATTTCCGCCCCAGCGAGTGGATGGTGCCGGCAAACGTGTACGCCGGCGGCCTGGGCGGTGGCGACGTGACACTCTACGGTGTCGATGGGGTACGTAGCGCCTGGCTCGCAGGCGTGCGTCCGGGCAGTTGGCTGATGCTCTCAGGCATCACCGTCTCGGCCGAAATCCGTATGGACCTGAACACCGGTTCGCAAGTGTATTGGCCCAAGTTCAAGCCCGTTGCCGATTGGTATCGCATCGTTGCGGTTGACGACGGATCAGGCCTCACGCCAACCGGCGGTATGCTCAATGTCACTTTGGCGGGCAGCGATTGGCCACAACCGAATTTCTACCCAAACCCGGTCAATTTTGGAGCGACCCCGCCGATCCCAGGAGTCCAACTCGTCAATCTCAATCCCAATTCGAATCCGATTCTTAGCGGCACTCCCATCTATACCTACGCCACGGTTGTCGAAGGCGTCGTGGGGGTTTATCAGAAGACGATCAGCTTCGACGGAGATTCTTTGTTCTCGTCTCATTGA
- a CDS encoding prepilin-type N-terminal cleavage/methylation domain-containing protein has protein sequence MHRPVVRTSFVVSNRCRAHGSLAFLPSTGGSLATACRPHRLAFTLIEVLVAMVVTLILMGIVVTIFGAIGTGVSNSHATMDMTDQLRTAKNRLQVDLAGVTAQMLPPRRFEYGEGYFEIIDGPAGQLAPALSPSGQYGTSANTVFVLDERGNLGPDTTVGDNDDILMFTTRTKGEPFTGRYYDPVFANDTTVQSQVAEVAWFIRGTTLYRRQLLVRPDLNEFYLSPPAATVTTPRILQPANYPAQYAFYGHNDLSVHAAGSYSIPTGLPTKAAFDLSPTPPTALLTVANSLSDLTNRENRLFHRPLLVLYSGIPATTPSNSPYGWPHDVRGWGIFYSSTPYGYAPGVLGSAMTTGRLGLPTLSECSSQNWFYPGTVDLVSTAVTGQQILLGANSATGNPEVFDAWDNPNPPFTATMYLNNASTPIDPLSGTLSHFLDAPNSTPFPPRLSDDIVLTNVLSFDVRVWDPTAWTIALTDASGNVATYAPGDPGYAPAVLNYAGLLSGSGNFSYSLVSQGAYVDLNYYAGIAAYYYAATGGTSLGSVNNPVAQVVLTGVSNPPSGAPIVPPLFPCPVQAPTAAQLSTFLQYGTLPAPAMSSTTSFFGPGDARSRLDAYQRDATSLNYLPSSNSSWIPAAAIYDTGSWAYEHDGIDQDSNGIVDQGTNGVDDNSDGLVDDPGELEAPPPYTAPLRGIQVKIRCFDPDSKQIREVTIIQEFVSE, from the coding sequence ATGCACCGGCCCGTTGTTCGCACTTCCTTTGTCGTTTCCAATCGCTGTCGCGCGCACGGTTCACTGGCATTTCTGCCCAGCACTGGCGGCTCTCTGGCGACGGCTTGCCGACCGCACCGCCTGGCCTTCACGCTGATCGAAGTGCTAGTGGCGATGGTCGTGACGCTAATCCTGATGGGGATCGTGGTGACGATCTTCGGCGCGATCGGCACTGGAGTGTCGAATAGCCATGCGACCATGGACATGACCGATCAACTGCGTACGGCCAAGAATCGCTTGCAAGTCGACCTGGCCGGCGTCACGGCACAAATGCTCCCCCCGCGCCGGTTCGAGTACGGCGAGGGGTACTTCGAGATTATCGATGGGCCGGCAGGGCAACTGGCCCCCGCGTTGTCTCCTAGCGGCCAATACGGCACCAGCGCCAACACCGTATTCGTTCTCGACGAGCGGGGAAACCTCGGCCCCGATACGACCGTCGGCGACAACGATGACATATTGATGTTCACCACGCGCACCAAAGGAGAACCATTTACAGGACGGTACTACGATCCTGTCTTTGCGAATGACACGACGGTTCAGAGTCAGGTTGCCGAAGTGGCCTGGTTTATTCGCGGCACGACGCTCTATCGTCGGCAGTTGCTGGTACGGCCCGATCTCAACGAGTTCTATCTGTCACCCCCCGCGGCAACGGTGACAACGCCGCGCATCCTTCAACCGGCCAATTACCCCGCTCAGTATGCGTTTTATGGGCATAACGACCTGTCGGTCCATGCTGCGGGTTCGTACTCGATCCCCACGGGCCTACCGACCAAGGCGGCATTCGACCTCAGCCCCACGCCCCCTACAGCGCTCTTAACCGTGGCGAATTCGCTGAGCGACCTCACAAATCGCGAGAACCGTCTCTTTCATCGCCCGCTGCTGGTACTCTATTCGGGAATACCAGCCACCACGCCGTCGAATTCTCCCTATGGATGGCCGCATGATGTGCGCGGCTGGGGAATTTTTTACAGCAGCACGCCGTATGGGTACGCCCCTGGTGTATTGGGGAGTGCGATGACGACGGGCCGGCTAGGTCTGCCTACGCTCAGCGAATGCTCGTCGCAAAATTGGTTCTATCCGGGCACGGTCGACCTGGTGAGCACGGCGGTGACAGGGCAACAAATCCTATTGGGTGCGAATTCCGCCACGGGAAACCCCGAAGTCTTCGACGCATGGGATAATCCCAACCCGCCATTTACCGCAACCATGTATCTGAACAACGCCAGCACGCCGATTGACCCGCTATCGGGCACGCTGAGCCACTTTCTCGATGCGCCGAACTCTACGCCGTTTCCCCCGCGGCTGTCCGACGACATCGTTTTAACGAATGTCCTGTCGTTCGACGTGCGTGTTTGGGACCCCACGGCTTGGACGATTGCGCTGACGGACGCTTCTGGCAATGTAGCAACCTACGCCCCCGGCGATCCGGGCTACGCCCCAGCGGTTCTCAACTACGCAGGGCTGCTCAGCGGGTCGGGCAACTTCAGTTACTCGCTCGTCTCGCAGGGTGCGTACGTTGATTTAAATTATTACGCCGGAATCGCCGCCTACTACTATGCAGCTACAGGTGGTACAAGTCTCGGGTCTGTTAACAATCCGGTGGCTCAGGTAGTCCTCACGGGCGTCTCCAATCCGCCTTCCGGGGCACCCATCGTTCCTCCGCTGTTTCCTTGCCCCGTTCAAGCGCCGACAGCAGCACAACTCAGCACGTTCCTGCAGTACGGAACGCTGCCGGCGCCGGCAATGTCGTCGACCACTTCATTTTTCGGCCCCGGCGATGCGCGCTCGCGGCTGGATGCGTACCAACGCGATGCAACCTCCTTGAATTATCTGCCCAGCAGTAACAGCTCGTGGATTCCCGCTGCCGCGATCTATGACACAGGTTCGTGGGCCTACGAACATGATGGCATCGATCAGGACAGTAATGGCATCGTTGACCAGGGGACTAATGGCGTTGATGACAACAGTGACGGCCTGGTCGATGACCCGGGCGAGCTCGAGGCGCCGCCGCCGTATACGGCTCCGCTGCGCGGCATTCAGGTCAAGATTCGCTGCTTCGATCCTGATAGCAAACAGATCCGCGAAGTGACGATCATTCAGGAGTTTGTCTCAGAATAA
- a CDS encoding phage terminase large subunit family protein — MRFAARPYLPAIYAVRDRNLVIRASRQVEKSTFLANTILFEACANRNARILFVSPRAEQASVFSHIRLMPMVRDSPLLARHLLGKQKKLPVTNVTFANGAQLYLRAAFHSADACRGLSANLLLVDEVQDIAAGDLPVLAETLSHAEHGRMILTGTPKLVDNHLEGFFSQSTANCWTIVCDGCQNPVRIDERALGPVSLICNNCQTPLDAAHGAWVPRNPQGTWGEGFTISHPMVPWLDFHDVLERQRAYDPVRFRNEVLGLPTTLGDHVVTRAELESCCGDDVLSNTSPFLGMPLYAGVDWGGGMASRTVLVVGTMRSDFTFHILHIAAFQPQEDPQRILDQISRQCREFRVVALAADGNGNGHVYNRLLYDRLRPQRGFYSIFYSQAEQRPTPDGVMHRWTVNRSASIGVLFGRVKRKQLIFPRRADVDAFLDEFACETAVYDEHARAIKYTHPENQRDDAMHATNYALLIATRAHNAPSSSD; from the coding sequence ATGCGCTTCGCAGCGCGTCCCTATCTACCGGCGATCTATGCCGTCCGCGATAGGAACCTTGTAATTCGCGCGTCACGACAAGTAGAAAAATCGACGTTCCTCGCCAATACCATTTTGTTTGAGGCTTGCGCAAACCGGAACGCTCGCATCCTTTTCGTATCGCCGCGGGCCGAGCAGGCCAGTGTCTTCAGCCATATCCGGTTAATGCCGATGGTGAGGGATAGCCCCCTCCTCGCCCGGCACCTGCTTGGCAAACAAAAAAAGCTGCCGGTCACCAACGTCACCTTTGCCAACGGCGCACAGCTCTATCTGCGTGCGGCGTTTCATTCGGCCGACGCGTGCCGCGGGCTGTCGGCTAACCTACTGTTGGTTGATGAAGTTCAAGACATTGCCGCCGGTGACCTGCCCGTGCTGGCCGAGACCCTCAGTCACGCGGAGCACGGCCGCATGATCTTGACCGGGACGCCGAAGTTGGTTGACAACCATCTCGAAGGATTTTTCAGTCAGTCAACGGCCAACTGCTGGACGATCGTCTGTGACGGCTGCCAGAACCCGGTCAGAATTGACGAACGTGCGCTGGGGCCCGTTAGTCTCATCTGCAACAACTGCCAGACGCCGCTCGACGCCGCGCACGGTGCCTGGGTCCCGCGTAACCCCCAGGGTACTTGGGGCGAGGGTTTCACGATTTCGCATCCGATGGTGCCGTGGCTGGATTTCCACGATGTACTGGAACGGCAGCGCGCCTACGATCCGGTCCGTTTCCGTAATGAGGTTTTGGGATTGCCCACCACGCTAGGGGACCACGTGGTCACCCGCGCCGAACTTGAATCGTGCTGTGGCGACGACGTTTTGTCGAATACATCGCCGTTTCTCGGCATGCCCCTTTATGCCGGCGTTGATTGGGGAGGCGGCATGGCATCCCGCACTGTGTTGGTCGTAGGCACGATGCGAAGTGATTTCACGTTTCACATCTTACACATTGCCGCTTTCCAGCCTCAGGAGGATCCGCAGCGGATTCTCGATCAAATTTCTCGTCAGTGTCGCGAGTTCCGCGTCGTCGCCCTTGCTGCCGACGGCAACGGCAATGGCCACGTCTACAACCGACTTTTGTATGATCGACTACGGCCCCAGCGCGGATTCTACTCAATCTTTTACTCCCAAGCAGAGCAGCGACCGACACCGGATGGCGTAATGCATCGCTGGACTGTAAATCGCTCCGCCTCGATAGGGGTGCTATTTGGACGAGTTAAGCGCAAGCAATTAATATTTCCCCGGCGCGCGGACGTCGATGCCTTTCTCGATGAATTCGCCTGCGAGACGGCGGTCTATGATGAGCATGCTCGCGCGATTAAGTACACCCATCCCGAGAATCAGCGTGACGATGCCATGCATGCCACGAACTATGCGCTTTTAATCGCGACCCGCGCGCACAATGCGCCCTCTTCGTCAGACTGA
- a CDS encoding sigma-70 family RNA polymerase sigma factor has translation MNRIRSGEPAAWNELINRFEGRLLAFVDSRLRNRAASEDVVQESFIGFLTSLPNYDVARPLEGYLFSIAAHKLTDYLRREGRRPALPLAGNATSGAEWDLPGNARPASSIARSGERRNLESAALVEAVSTQMQRWKEQGDWEKIKCAELLFVRGLPNKEVARRLGISEQAVANHKFDFLARLRARVKERGLPQDVFPELHEE, from the coding sequence GTGAATCGCATTCGCTCGGGCGAACCTGCCGCTTGGAACGAATTGATCAATCGCTTCGAAGGCCGGCTGCTGGCCTTTGTCGATAGCCGGTTGCGCAATCGAGCGGCGAGCGAAGACGTGGTGCAAGAATCTTTCATCGGCTTTCTCACCAGCTTGCCAAACTATGACGTGGCTCGACCGTTGGAAGGTTATTTGTTTTCGATCGCGGCGCACAAGCTTACCGATTACTTGCGACGTGAGGGCCGCCGCCCCGCTTTGCCGCTGGCCGGCAATGCGACATCCGGTGCCGAATGGGATTTGCCAGGCAACGCCCGGCCGGCCAGCAGCATCGCCCGCAGCGGCGAGCGCCGGAATTTGGAGAGTGCGGCCCTGGTCGAAGCAGTCTCGACGCAGATGCAGCGTTGGAAAGAACAAGGAGATTGGGAAAAGATCAAGTGTGCCGAGCTGCTGTTCGTCCGCGGGCTACCGAACAAAGAGGTCGCCCGACGACTGGGCATCTCGGAACAAGCCGTGGCCAACCACAAGTTCGACTTCCTGGCCCGCCTTCGCGCACGTGTCAAGGAGCGCGGCCTACCACAAGACGTATTCCCGGAGTTGCATGAGGAATAA
- a CDS encoding protein kinase translates to MKFTYTSGSRPLEGYTIKRGVGQGGFGEVYYATSDAGKEVALKLIRRNLDIELRGVMQCLNLKHPNLLALYDVKVDERGDNWVVMEYVSGESLEDVLARQPQGMPIPEALLWFHGIAAGVAYLHDRGIVHRDLKPGNIFNDDGQVKIGDYGLSKFISASRRSGQTESVGTVHYMAPEIANGRYGKEIDLYALGVILYELLSGQVPFEGESVGEVLMKHLTAEPDVSRVPEEFRGLVARSLAKDPQQRPHSVTEFLAALPANVTRPAVPQLLPSRPRPEPALAETTILHSPGTPPIPPQGKIPVAQPVRPVHVAGPGSPESHNHFRRFVDWWTPLQTRSKVLLAIAAFIGLSMVSRIEGTTVSVNGFRVVILAGLFLGGMKLAGWLGTKPPAPRPPTADQPAPRSVPPAAAQARAAAGPPPPQPRAATYTRRERRIARRDSARREMLHKSPRESFTELVGSLLLAAAVSAAAALLMFIVQHRDERFYSEYSWLGLCGTLGAWGVLIPAKFWEGRQGDAVLRRFVLLGIGLIFGLVAFESGPKLMRIVLDNEVDMPHVQIDGRGAYNVEGQPEVMGYLAYFGFLFFIVRWWKQADPLRSSRLSLWSVTVCVLAAALVNCVWQFPQPWGMMIAGTISLAVQLSSPWIDPQLRVARVANAPATSF, encoded by the coding sequence ACCTCGATATTGAGCTGCGCGGCGTGATGCAATGTCTCAACCTAAAGCACCCGAATCTGTTGGCGCTGTACGACGTTAAAGTCGACGAGCGCGGCGACAACTGGGTTGTGATGGAATACGTCTCGGGCGAAAGCCTGGAGGATGTGCTGGCGCGACAGCCCCAGGGCATGCCCATCCCCGAGGCCTTGCTATGGTTTCACGGCATTGCCGCCGGCGTTGCCTATTTGCACGATCGAGGAATCGTGCACCGTGATCTCAAGCCAGGCAACATCTTTAACGACGATGGTCAGGTAAAGATCGGCGATTACGGACTGTCGAAATTCATTTCCGCCAGTCGTCGCAGTGGCCAGACCGAAAGCGTGGGCACCGTGCATTACATGGCGCCCGAAATTGCCAATGGCCGCTACGGCAAGGAAATCGATCTGTATGCCCTGGGCGTGATCCTGTACGAATTGCTCAGCGGCCAGGTGCCATTCGAGGGCGAGAGCGTGGGCGAGGTGCTGATGAAGCATCTCACGGCCGAGCCTGACGTCAGTCGTGTCCCTGAGGAGTTCCGGGGTCTCGTTGCGCGTTCGCTGGCCAAAGATCCGCAGCAACGGCCTCATTCGGTTACCGAGTTTCTCGCAGCGCTACCCGCCAATGTAACGCGGCCTGCGGTTCCTCAGTTGTTGCCGTCGCGTCCCAGGCCGGAACCCGCGCTGGCCGAGACAACGATCTTGCACAGCCCCGGTACACCACCGATCCCGCCCCAGGGAAAGATCCCTGTCGCCCAGCCGGTGCGTCCGGTGCATGTTGCCGGTCCAGGCAGCCCGGAGTCGCATAACCACTTTCGACGGTTTGTCGACTGGTGGACGCCGCTCCAGACGCGTTCCAAAGTGCTACTGGCGATTGCTGCGTTTATTGGTCTCTCGATGGTATCGCGCATTGAAGGAACCACGGTTTCTGTAAACGGGTTCCGCGTGGTGATCCTCGCCGGGCTCTTCTTGGGCGGAATGAAGCTTGCAGGCTGGCTTGGCACAAAGCCCCCCGCTCCACGACCCCCGACTGCCGACCAACCGGCACCGCGGAGCGTACCACCCGCAGCGGCTCAGGCTCGAGCCGCGGCCGGTCCGCCACCCCCTCAGCCGCGTGCGGCGACCTATACCCGCCGCGAGCGCCGTATCGCTCGTCGGGATTCCGCGCGGCGCGAGATGCTACACAAATCGCCTCGTGAAAGCTTTACCGAATTAGTGGGCTCGTTGCTGTTGGCCGCCGCCGTCTCGGCTGCCGCGGCACTCTTGATGTTCATTGTGCAACATCGCGATGAGCGGTTTTATTCCGAGTATTCATGGCTTGGCCTCTGCGGCACGCTGGGGGCTTGGGGCGTCTTGATCCCCGCCAAGTTCTGGGAAGGTCGCCAAGGTGATGCCGTGCTGCGGCGGTTTGTTCTCTTGGGAATCGGCCTGATATTCGGCTTGGTAGCCTTTGAATCCGGACCCAAGCTGATGAGGATCGTGCTCGACAACGAAGTCGATATGCCGCATGTGCAGATCGACGGACGTGGCGCTTACAACGTCGAGGGGCAGCCCGAGGTGATGGGTTATCTGGCCTACTTCGGATTCTTGTTTTTTATCGTTCGCTGGTGGAAGCAGGCCGATCCGCTCCGCTCAAGCCGGCTCAGCCTGTGGTCCGTGACGGTGTGCGTCCTAGCGGCCGCGCTTGTTAATTGTGTCTGGCAATTCCCGCAGCCGTGGGGCATGATGATCGCCGGAACGATTTCGTTGGCGGTACAGTTGTCTAGTCCGTGGATCGATCCGCAACTTCGCGTGGCCCGCGTCGCCAATGCGCCGGCCACGAGTTTTTAA